The following are encoded together in the Pseudoalteromonas piscicida genome:
- the metE gene encoding 5-methyltetrahydropteroyltriglutamate--homocysteine S-methyltransferase translates to MSLTHNLGFPRVGKKRELKFAVERYWSGDLTQDELIAEGKRIRAENWALQADAGVDLIPVGDFAWYDHVLNISLLVGAIPSRHKDKASVNLDTLFRVGRGRAPSGCACAASEMTKWFNTNYHYIVPELTQTQEFALTWTELFTQVEEALSLGYQAKAVLVGPVTYLYLAKCVGQEFDKLVLLDKLLIVYQQVLAKLAEQGVEWVQVDEPILALEIDDAYRNALRRSFDALSGQGVKVLLASYFDSVQAHFEDIQSYPVEGVHFDCVTANYDFATLEEVVGQESVLSLGIVNGRNIWRSDLEDVYQLLVEVHERRGNKLWLAPSCSLLHTPVDLDQEQKLDSELKSWLAFAKQKGQELALLKGALEQRDVTQLVEYSKPVKARLTSTRVNNSKVQQRVSALTAKDGQRNSEFATRIKKQTQSLNLPLLPTTTIGSFPQTQAIRKARRDYKAGTLSVDAYQNQMEAEIRYAVEAQEALNLDVLVHGEAERNDMVEYFGELLEGFAFTQFGWVQSYGSRCVKPPVIWGDVSRAAPMTVNWTCYAQSLTKKPMKGMLTGPVTILFWSFVRDDLDKPSIANQIALALRDEVVDLQNAGIKVIQIDEPAFREGMPLKTSQWQTYLEWAAYAFRVSASGVKDETQVHTHMCYSEFNDIIAAIADMDADVITIETSRSNMVLLDAFEDFDYPNDIGPGVYDIHTPNVPEVAWIKDLIHKAAKKIPVERLWVNPDCGLKTRDWPETQAALENMVIATKELRSEFAGG, encoded by the coding sequence CGACTTAACACAAGACGAGTTAATCGCGGAAGGAAAGCGTATTCGCGCAGAGAATTGGGCATTGCAAGCTGACGCTGGTGTTGACCTTATCCCAGTCGGCGATTTTGCTTGGTATGACCACGTATTGAATATTTCATTACTTGTCGGCGCTATTCCTAGTCGTCACAAAGATAAAGCGTCGGTAAATCTCGATACTTTGTTTAGGGTTGGCAGGGGGCGAGCCCCTAGCGGATGTGCTTGTGCTGCAAGTGAAATGACGAAATGGTTCAATACTAATTACCATTACATTGTCCCAGAGTTAACGCAAACACAGGAGTTTGCTCTGACTTGGACGGAGTTATTTACTCAAGTAGAGGAAGCGCTATCACTTGGCTACCAAGCAAAAGCCGTATTGGTCGGCCCCGTAACCTATCTCTACTTAGCTAAATGCGTTGGTCAAGAGTTTGATAAATTAGTTTTATTAGATAAGTTATTGATCGTATATCAGCAGGTACTTGCAAAGCTTGCAGAGCAAGGCGTTGAATGGGTACAAGTTGATGAACCTATTTTAGCATTGGAAATCGATGATGCTTATCGCAATGCGCTACGTAGGAGTTTTGATGCGTTAAGCGGCCAAGGAGTAAAGGTATTGTTGGCCAGTTATTTTGACTCAGTGCAAGCGCATTTTGAAGATATCCAGTCTTACCCGGTGGAGGGAGTGCATTTTGACTGCGTAACGGCAAACTACGACTTTGCTACGTTAGAGGAGGTGGTTGGGCAAGAAAGCGTATTGTCCCTTGGGATTGTTAATGGCCGTAACATTTGGCGCTCGGATCTCGAAGATGTGTATCAGCTACTTGTTGAGGTTCATGAGCGCCGCGGCAATAAACTGTGGCTTGCTCCTTCATGCTCATTGTTACATACGCCAGTCGATTTAGATCAAGAGCAAAAGCTTGATAGTGAGTTAAAGTCTTGGCTCGCATTTGCCAAGCAAAAAGGGCAAGAGTTGGCATTATTGAAAGGTGCATTGGAGCAGCGTGATGTTACCCAGTTGGTCGAGTATTCCAAGCCTGTAAAAGCGCGTTTGACCTCTACTCGGGTGAATAACAGTAAGGTACAACAGCGTGTTTCTGCGCTCACAGCAAAAGACGGTCAACGCAATAGCGAATTTGCAACCAGAATCAAAAAACAAACACAGTCGCTAAATCTACCTTTATTGCCAACCACAACGATTGGCTCCTTCCCACAGACCCAAGCGATTCGTAAGGCGCGGCGTGATTATAAAGCGGGTACTTTGAGTGTTGATGCTTATCAAAACCAGATGGAAGCAGAGATCCGTTATGCCGTTGAAGCACAAGAGGCGCTTAACTTAGATGTGCTTGTACATGGTGAAGCAGAGCGCAATGACATGGTCGAGTATTTTGGTGAGTTACTTGAAGGCTTTGCCTTTACTCAGTTTGGTTGGGTGCAAAGTTATGGCTCGCGCTGTGTAAAACCCCCCGTGATCTGGGGTGATGTCTCGCGTGCAGCGCCAATGACAGTTAATTGGACATGCTATGCGCAAAGCTTAACCAAAAAACCGATGAAGGGTATGCTTACAGGGCCTGTGACTATTTTATTTTGGTCGTTTGTCAGAGATGACTTAGACAAGCCGAGCATCGCGAATCAAATAGCTTTAGCACTGAGAGATGAAGTGGTGGATTTGCAAAATGCAGGGATTAAGGTGATCCAAATCGATGAACCAGCATTTAGAGAAGGGATGCCACTCAAAACCAGTCAGTGGCAAACTTACTTAGAGTGGGCTGCATATGCGTTTAGGGTGTCTGCAAGCGGCGTTAAGGATGAAACACAAGTCCATACTCATATGTGCTATTCGGAGTTTAACGATATTATCGCTGCCATTGCAGATATGGATGCGGACGTGATCACGATTGAAACGTCACGTTCAAATATGGTGTTACTCGACGCCTTTGAAGACTTTGATTACCCCAATGATATAGGGCCTGGTGTTTATGACATTCACACGCCAAACGTACCTGAGGTGGCATGGATAAAAGATCTAATTCACAAAGCCGCGAAGAAAATCCCTGTAGAAAGATTATGGGTGAACCCTGATTGTGGACTAAAAACCCGGGATTGGCCGGAAACTCAAGCTGCACTTGAGAATATGGTGATAGCAACTAAGGAGCTAAGAAGCGAATTTGCGGGAGGTTAA